The DNA sequence AAGCGAAGAAGCTGCGCGCTAAAATGGTGCGTGAAGGAAAAAGAAATCCGGAAAGCAAAAGAAGCCCTTATGCATTGATTGATATGTCTGAGAGAAGGACAAAAACAAAGAAAGATCTTTTATACAAATCCAAACATAAGGGCCAATCTGGGTCTTTTTATTTTGCACTTCGAATGGTGATGTCCGCCTAAAATACATAGCCTGGCAATTATCAGGAAAATTATCCTAACTTCTGTTATACTTTTTACAGGAAGAAAGCGAAAGCGAAAGGTGAATTCTGTGACAAAAAAAAATATCCAATTCTGGTCCCTTCAGATCCTTCTGATTGTGGCCATCATTTACGTATCATCCAAAATCTCCTTTTTATTTGAACCAATCGGAATCTTTGTGTCTACCTTGTTTTTCCCGATTATCATCTCAGGCTTCCTTTATTTTCTGCTTAACCCGGTCGTCAATTTCCTCCAGGCAAGAAAACTGCCGAGGACCCTTGCCATCATAATCATCTACCTGATTATCATCGGGCTTATCGTCCTGGTGATCGGCAGCCTTGTTCCTATCATTTCAAAGCAGGTTACAGCATTATTCAATGATCTGCCGACATATGCACAAAGAACAAGAATCTACTTAGAAAATCTTTCAAGCTCGCAGCAGTTCAAATGGGTTATGAACCAGGACTATGTCCCGATTGAAAATCTGGAAAGGTCATTGATGGAGTTTGCCAACACAATCCCTGACAGGGTGACAAATGGAATTTCCAATGTATTCAGCCTTGTCGCCAATATTACAGTCACGATTGTAACGGTTCCCTTCCTGCTCTTTTATATGTTCAAGGATGGCGGAAGATTTCCGGCTGCCATATCCAAATTCCTCCCTCTTTCTTATCGGAGTGAAGGTTTAAAGACACTGAAGGAGACAGGTGAAACCCTGGCAGCATACATACAGGGACAGGTGACCGTAGCTTTATTCGTCGGGACTCTGGCCTTCATCGGCTATATGATCATTGACCTGCCATATGCCCTCGTTCTGGCGCTGATTGTCGCTGTTACGAATATCATTCCTTACGTCGGTCCATTTCTCGGCGGGGCGCCTGCTGTATTGATCGCACTGTTCGATTCCCCGGCCAAGGCCATCCTGGCGATTATCGTCATTGCCGTTGCCCAGCAGGTTGAAGGGAATATCCTATCTCCTCTGATACTCGGCAAAAGACTTGATACACATCCTGCTACCATTATCATTCTGCTGCTTGTGGCAGGAAACCTTGCAGGAATTCTGGGCATGATCCTTGCAATTCCGACGTATGCGGTTGTAAAAACAATTGTCATGAACTTTGTCCGGTTCCTTCGGGCAAAAAGAGAAAGTGTTGTCTCGGGCTCAGATACTGCCCTATAAAAAAGGAAGCAAACTCAGTTGAGTTTGCTTCCTTTTTATGGTGTTCTTACCTATTTTCCTTTTTTACAATTCTATCCCGCTTTTTTTGTCATATTCCATCAGCCAGGCATCTCTCCATTCACCTTCATGGTATTCGTTTTTCGGGAGAAGCTTTCTTTTTTGCATTCCGCAGCTCTCATAACAGGCAATGGCCCTTTCATTCCATGTCTGGGGATCCATGACTACCAGGTCTGCTCCCTTTTCTTTTATTAAATAGCTGATCATTGACTGAACGAGCAGCTTCCCGATTCCTTTTCCCCAGCATTTTGACTCCCCGATGAACTGGTCTGTACCATAGACAGAAATACCCGGAAGGTATCCGTATTTCTCCCTTTCTTCTTCTTCCAGCGGATAAAACTGAATATATCCCAGTTCTGTTTCTTCCCATTCAAAAATACAGGCTGCCACATGCCGGTCCCGATTATAGAAATGCTCATCTACCATTTGCAGTGAATGAGGATTGTCTCTGCCTTCGTAATATTCCAGTACTGACGGATCCTGCAGCCAGCGTACAAGGTGTAATTTATCCCTTTCTTCCAGTTCTCTTACTTTCAGGCTGCCATTTTCAAATAATACACTCATTATAAGCCTCCACATTAATATTCACTCTATTATAAGAATTCTATAATCTTCTGTTCTTTCCTGTATGAACTCAGTTTTTTCTGTCAATAGTGGTAGAAAACACAGGAACGGGGTTCATAGATGAAGAAAGGCATTTATTTTATCAATGAAAAACTGGCAGCCGGAGATTATGCGCCTGAAATTGTACAGGAAATCCAAAAGAAGGCAGCGCAAAATTATATGAAATTAAACGGGATATCTCCTGTCAAGTTGAACCGCTGGCAGATTAATGAGCATTATGAAAACCTGCATGCCCTTTATTATGACTTAAAGGAAGGCAGAACGATGCTGGACTGCCTCGTATGTTATAATGAACAATCTGCTTCTGACTTCGCTGCTGCCTATCCAGCCAGATGGCTGCTGCTGAAAAGTTTTTTCCATGAAATATGCTTTTCAGAGGACCGGCTGCTGCCTGCAGCAGAGTAGATCAGAACAGAAAACCTCACATATGCGTTTTTAATATAGCGAAATAGGAAATATACATATTATAAAAACGAAATAGGAGGTCTGTCATGAAAAAATCGAAGTTATTGAAACCAATAGCAGCCGCCCTTCTGATGCTGCCGCTTGCTGCCTGCGGGAATGATGAGAATGAAGTCCAGGATCCGCCCCCTAGCGCACCTAGCCAGGAAGATGATTTGAATACAGATAATAAACAGCCGGTTGAGGATTTCTCCCGCATCAATTTTACAGATTTTGAGCTTGATGCTGAGTATCCGGATATGAAATCGTATGAAGTTGATTACGAATATGATCGAAATAATACGATGGAAGCTGAGATCAAAGATGGTTTAAATGATGAAGAATTAAACGGAGATGAAGCGCTGGACAAGCTGCTGGAAGCATTCAAGCAATTTACTTTTGATGAAGAGTCTTCTGAGGATGAGGTACTGGTACAGGTAATACAAGGCCTTGATCTTAACGAAGACTATGAAAATATTGAAGTTGAAGTAACTTTTACGGATGGTACAGAAAAAACTTATTCAAAATAAACGAAATCTGAAGGGACAGCTGGACTTAGCCCTTCAGATTTTTTACTGTGTTCCTGAATGGGAAATAAAAGGCTCTGCTGCTGAAAGCGGTATTTGCGGCCCTCCTTCTATAATCTGAACAGTTATCCTCCGCTTAACTTTCTGGCATGATTCTTTGTGTTTAAGGCACAATAACAGAATCACGGGAAGGCGGTGAGCCATGTTGAAAAAAGAATCCATTTTTATTACCGTGTTTGTTTTATTAACCATGCTCCTCTGTGTTCCTTCAGGCTCAGCTGTATTCAGCGAACACCATCCCAACATGCAGCTCAGGATCATGGAGACGACGGACCTTCACTCTTACATATTGAATTACGAATATAAAAGCGGAAAAAAAGTGAAGAGCTTCGGATTTGTAAAAACCGTTAGCTTAATCAAAAAAGCGCGCCTGGAGAGACATAATACCCTTCTTTTTGACAATGGCGATCTAATCCAGGGAAGTGCTCTGGGAGATTATATTCATGAGCATCCCGGCCTGCCTCACCCTATTATCAGCATTATGAACGAGCTGCAGTATGATGCCGCGGCAGCCGGCAATCATGAATTCAATTACGGGCTGGGCTATCTTAATAAAAAGCTGAAAGAGGCAGCCTTTCCTTATGTTAACAGCAATCTCTTTATCCAGGGTACAGAATCATTCCAGGAAGAGCTTCCCTATTTCTCCCCTTATGTGATTCTTCATCGGAACTTTACGGCAGATGATGGCAGAAAATATCCTGTCAAAATTGGTGTGATTGGTTTCATTACACCTGTTGTCCTGAAATGGGATGAAGAACATTTAAAAGGAAAGCTCAGCAATAAATCTATGGTCGAGTCAGCTGAGCATTATATTCCGATTATGAGGGAAAAAGGCGCAGATGTCATAATAGCACTGGCACATGCTGGTCTCGAAGCTGATGAACAGGTTAAGGATAAAAGCAGGAATTCAGTGCTCGGGCTGAGCAAGGTGCCTGGAATTGATGCCATTATGTTCGGCCATACCCACCAGGTCTTTCCGTCTCCTAAACTCAGGGACAGCAGCGGTCTGATCGATTCGGAAGCAGGGACAATCAATGGAATTCCGGCTGTACAGGCAGGTTCCTGGGGAAGCCATTTAGGGATTATAGATTTCAGCCTGGCTCTTGATGAAGGAAAGTGGAAAGTTGTATCAGCACATTCCGAAGTCCGCCCCGTCTTTCTGCCTGATACACCGGGCCTTTCAGGCGGCATTGAAAACGATCAGAGAGCAGAACAGCTCGCAGAGGAGATTCATACTAAAACGAAAAAGCATAAATGAGTGAACTGCAGGTAATTTTACTTTACTTCCAATCTCTGCTATTTTATACTAAAATGTATGAAATTAGACCTATTTCGATAGTAGGGGTGACTATTTATGCTGAAAGACAGCGAATATTTGCTTTTTATTAGGGAAATTGGCAGATTGATCACTGACTTTGAAAAATGCAAAGAGCCTGATATCCAGCAGAAAATCCTCCAGGATATAAAACTGCTGGGGTTTGCTCTCCAATAGTATAAGGTTAAAGATCTGCATTAGACTTTAAGACAACTAATGAAATTAGAAATCCCCTTCAGGCAAACAGAAGTTGTGATTGGGGGGAAACCCTCTGCTTCTGTTTTTCAATGAGCAAGTGGGCTTTGGGGGCCCTGACTAAGACCGTCTGATTCACTTTTCTGTAGCTAGATGGTGTTAGTCGCACTGACTAAGACCCTCTGATTCGCTTTTCTGTGGACAAGAGGGTATTAGTCGCTCTGACTAAGACCTTCTGATTCGCTTTTCTGTGGCTAGATGGTGTTAGTCGCACTGACTAAGACCGTCTGATTCGCTTTTCTGTGGACAGACGGTTTTAGTCGCACTGACTAAGACCGTCTGATTCACTTTTCTGTGGCTAGATGGTGTTATTTGCTCTGACTAAGACCCTCTGATTCGCTTTTCTGTGGACAGACGGTTTTAGTCGCACTGACTAAGACCCTCTGATTCGCTTTTCTGTGGACAAGAGGGTATTAGTCGCTCTGACTAAGACCGTCTGATTTACTTTTCTGTGGCTAGATGGTGTTAGTCGCTCTAACTAAGACCGTCTGATTCGCTTTTCTGCGGCTAGAGGGTATTAGTCGCTCTGACTAAGACCTCTGAATCGCTTTTCTGCAGCCAGAGGGTGTTAGTCGCTCTGACTAACACCCTCTGATTACTTGTCTCCGGACTGTTTTGAGTTTACCCCCTCTCTTTTTGTTCTTCCCTCCTCTTTTCATATACCTGCAGATTCATATAGATGGTATTCAGAACTGGCACTGGTAAACGGTGTTCAGCCGCTGCATCCAGGAGATATTTAAAGAAGTGGGCTGACTCGGTCTGCAAGCCTTTTTCCATGTCTCGCTGCATGGAAGATTTCATATGATATCCGACTGCATTTATTTTCTTAATGATATTTTCTTTTGCATCATCCGGAAGATTCGCTCCCAAGCTTTTCATGACAGGAAGGATTTCCAGAGCAAGCCCCTCTATGATGCTTCTCCCCTCTGCTGTATCCCTTATAGGACCGACTGGCGAACGTGTCAGCGTTGTAAGCCCGGACATCATGCTGATAAAAAGATACTTGCTCCACATTTCACTCACGATCTCACTGCTGTACCGGAAAGAAGCCTTTGTTCCGGCAAGTGCTTCACGTATTCGGGAAATCCGCCCGGTCTCCCTCCCGTCAATTTCGCCAAAAACAACCTCCTGTATATCGCTTTTCTGAACAATTTCTCCTTTTTCATCCAATGTTGATTCTATGAAGCAAAGACCTCCAAGGAGCCTCTCCTTTCCAAAGGCCCTTTCAAGCGTGTCCATATGTGCAATGCCATTCAGCAGCGGAAGGATGCATGTACCTTCTCCAGCAAAAGGCTTAATATTTCCGATGGCTTCCTCAAGGTGATAGGCTTTCACAGAAAGCAAGATCAAATCAAAGTTTTCTTCTGAAGGAAGCCCTGTTCTCAGAAGCTTTGGTTTCAACATCGCATCTCCATGTACGCTGTTGATGACCAGGCCGTTCTGCTGAAGCTGATCGTATTTCTTTTCCCTTACTAGAAAGGTAACATCTTCTCCTTTTTCAAGGAGCCTGCCTCCGAAATACCCTCCTACTGCTCCTGCCCCTGCAATCAATATACGCATATTCTTACCTTCCTTTCTCAGAAAACGGCTGCAAAAATAAATCCTGCATCATTCCGTTTATTTCCAGCATTATTTTTAATTTTAGCACAGCATCTAAGCAGAAGAGCCCGGAAATGCTCATCCAGGCTCTTACGCATAATTGATCTTAAGCAACTCTTCCTGTGATATCTTCTTCGAGTGCGATATTGTTCTTTCTTGCCCTTCCTGCAGCGTTATAGAAAAGAACAGTGATAATAACCGTAGCAATCGCAGCCCCTAAATACGATATATTCATTGAAAGGCCAAATCCGATTTTTGCGTTCAGGATATAAGTGACGGTGGCCATTGTCATGAAGATGCCCGGTATCATGGCAATCCAATAATTTTTTCTTGCAATGAAAAGGTACATGCTTGCTACCCAAAGGGCGATGACAGCAGTAGACTGGTTTG is a window from the Bacillus infantis NRRL B-14911 genome containing:
- a CDS encoding GNAT family N-acetyltransferase, yielding MSVLFENGSLKVRELEERDKLHLVRWLQDPSVLEYYEGRDNPHSLQMVDEHFYNRDRHVAACIFEWEETELGYIQFYPLEEEEREKYGYLPGISVYGTDQFIGESKCWGKGIGKLLVQSMISYLIKEKGADLVVMDPQTWNERAIACYESCGMQKRKLLPKNEYHEGEWRDAWLMEYDKKSGIEL
- a CDS encoding ketopantoate reductase family protein; protein product: MRILIAGAGAVGGYFGGRLLEKGEDVTFLVREKKYDQLQQNGLVINSVHGDAMLKPKLLRTGLPSEENFDLILLSVKAYHLEEAIGNIKPFAGEGTCILPLLNGIAHMDTLERAFGKERLLGGLCFIESTLDEKGEIVQKSDIQEVVFGEIDGRETGRISRIREALAGTKASFRYSSEIVSEMWSKYLFISMMSGLTTLTRSPVGPIRDTAEGRSIIEGLALEILPVMKSLGANLPDDAKENIIKKINAVGYHMKSSMQRDMEKGLQTESAHFFKYLLDAAAEHRLPVPVLNTIYMNLQVYEKRREEQKERG
- a CDS encoding metallophosphoesterase encodes the protein MLKKESIFITVFVLLTMLLCVPSGSAVFSEHHPNMQLRIMETTDLHSYILNYEYKSGKKVKSFGFVKTVSLIKKARLERHNTLLFDNGDLIQGSALGDYIHEHPGLPHPIISIMNELQYDAAAAGNHEFNYGLGYLNKKLKEAAFPYVNSNLFIQGTESFQEELPYFSPYVILHRNFTADDGRKYPVKIGVIGFITPVVLKWDEEHLKGKLSNKSMVESAEHYIPIMREKGADVIIALAHAGLEADEQVKDKSRNSVLGLSKVPGIDAIMFGHTHQVFPSPKLRDSSGLIDSEAGTINGIPAVQAGSWGSHLGIIDFSLALDEGKWKVVSAHSEVRPVFLPDTPGLSGGIENDQRAEQLAEEIHTKTKKHK
- a CDS encoding YusW family protein; its protein translation is MKKSKLLKPIAAALLMLPLAACGNDENEVQDPPPSAPSQEDDLNTDNKQPVEDFSRINFTDFELDAEYPDMKSYEVDYEYDRNNTMEAEIKDGLNDEELNGDEALDKLLEAFKQFTFDEESSEDEVLVQVIQGLDLNEDYENIEVEVTFTDGTEKTYSK
- a CDS encoding AI-2E family transporter, with translation MTKKNIQFWSLQILLIVAIIYVSSKISFLFEPIGIFVSTLFFPIIISGFLYFLLNPVVNFLQARKLPRTLAIIIIYLIIIGLIVLVIGSLVPIISKQVTALFNDLPTYAQRTRIYLENLSSSQQFKWVMNQDYVPIENLERSLMEFANTIPDRVTNGISNVFSLVANITVTIVTVPFLLFYMFKDGGRFPAAISKFLPLSYRSEGLKTLKETGETLAAYIQGQVTVALFVGTLAFIGYMIIDLPYALVLALIVAVTNIIPYVGPFLGGAPAVLIALFDSPAKAILAIIVIAVAQQVEGNILSPLILGKRLDTHPATIIILLLVAGNLAGILGMILAIPTYAVVKTIVMNFVRFLRAKRESVVSGSDTAL